One window of the Rissa tridactyla isolate bRisTri1 chromosome 9, bRisTri1.patW.cur.20221130, whole genome shotgun sequence genome contains the following:
- the FEM1B gene encoding protein fem-1 homolog B, whose amino-acid sequence MEGLAGYVYKAASEGRVLTLAALLLNRSESDIKYLLGYVSQHGGQRSTPLIIAARNGHTKVVRLLLEHYRVQTQQTGTVRFDGFVIDGATALWCAAGAGHFEVVKLLVSHGANVNHTTVTNSTPLRAACFDGRLDIVKYLVENNANISIANKYDNTCLMIAAYKGHTDVVRYLLEQHADPNAKAHCGATALHFAAEAGHLEIVRELVKWKAAMMVNGHGMTPLKVAAESCKADVVELLLAHADCDRRSRIEALELLGASFANDRENYDIMKTYHYLYLAMLERYRDSENIIEKEVLPQIEAYGNRTECRTPQELESIRQDRDALHMEGLIVRERILGSDNIDVSHPIIYRGAVYADNMEFEQCIKLWLHALHLRQKGNRNTHKDLLRFAQVFSQMIHLNEPVKAKDIESVLRCSVLEIEQGMSRIKTTQDSDIHTAMDNYECNIFTFLYLVCISTKTQCSEEDQSRINKQIYNLIHLDPRTRDGSSLLHHAVNSSTPVDDFHTNDVCSFPNALVTKLLLDCGADVNAVDNEGNSPLHIIVQYHRPISDFLTLHSIIISLVEAGAHTDMTNKQKKTPLDKSTTGVSEILLKTQMKLSLKCLAARAVRIYNISYQNQIPRTLEEFVKFH is encoded by the exons atGGAGGGGCTGGCCGGGTACGTGTACAAGGCGGCGAGCGAGGGGCGAGTGCTgaccctggctgccctgctcctcaACCGCTCCGAGAGCGACATCAAGTACCTGCTGGGGTACGTCAGCCAGCACGGCGGGCAGCGCTCCACGCCGCTCATCATCGCCGCCCGAAACGGCCACACCAAGGTGGTCCGCCTGCTCCTCGAGCACTACCGCGTCCAGACCCAGCAGACCGGCACTGTCCGCTTCGACGG CTTTGTCATTGATGGAGCCACAGCTCTCTGGTGTGCGGCAGGAGCCGGCCACTTTGAAGTAGTCAAGCTGCTGGTGAGTCACGGCGCCAACGTGAATCACACTACGGTGACCAACTCGACTCCCCTGCGGGCTGCGTGTTTCGATGGCAGACTGGACATTGTGAAATACCTGGTAGAAAACAATGCCAACATCAGCATTGCCAACAAGTACGACAACACTTGCCTTATGATCGCGGCTTACAAAGGCCACACGGACGTGGTGAGGTacctcctggagcagcacgccGATCCCAACGCCAAAGCCCACTGTGGTGCCACGGCCTTGCACTTCGCGGCCGAAGCCGGCCACTTGGAAATCGTGAGGGAACTGGTCAAGTGGAAGGCGGCGATGATGGTGAACGGCCATGGGATGACTCCACTGAAAGTGGCTGCCGAGAGCTGCAAGGCCGATGTTGTAGAGCTGCTGCTTGCTCACGCCGACTGCGATAGGAGAAGCCGGATTGAAGCTCTGGAACTTCTGGGTGCCTCATTTGCAAATGACAGAGAAAACTATGATATAATGAAGACTTACCACTATTTATATTTAGCGATGCTGGAGAGGTACCGAGACAGCGAGAATATAATTGAAAAAGAAGTTCTTCCACAAATTGAAGCTTATGGAAACAGGACCGAATGCAGGACTCCTCAGGAATTAGAGTCTATTAGGCAGGACAGAGATGCCCTTCACATGGAAGGCCTCATTGTGCGAGAAAGAATTCTTGGCTCGGACAATATCGATGTTTCTCACCCCATTATTTACCGGGGGGCTGTTTATGCAGATAACATGGAGTTTGAACAGTGTATCAAGCTATGGCTGCATGCGTTGCATCTAAGGCAAAAAGGCAACAGGAACACTCATAAGGACCTTCTGAGGTTTGCTCAAGTCTTTTCTCAGATGATACACTTAAACGAGCCCGTTAAGGCCAAGGACATCGAGAGCGTTCTGAGGTGCAGCGTCTTGGAAATAGAACAAGGCATGTCCCGGATCAAAACCACCCAAGACTCTGACATCCACACAGCCATGGACAACTACGAATGCAACATTTTTACCTTTCTCTACTTAGTCTGCATCTCTACCAAGACTCAGTGCAGTGAAGAGGATCAGTCGCGCATCAACAAACAGATTTATAACCTGATCCACCTCGATCCCAGAACTCGGGATGGCTCCAGTTTGCTGCATCACGCTGTCAATTCCAGTACGCCGGTTGACGACTTCCACACGAACGATGTCTGCAGCTTTCCCAACGCGCTTGTCACAAAACTCTTGCTAGATTGTGGTGCTGACGTGAACGCTGTGGACAACGAAGGAAATAGTCCGCTCCACATCATTGTCCAATACCACAGGCCCATCAGTGACTTCTTGACGTTGCATTCCATCATCATTAGCCTGGTGGAGGCTGGTGCTCATACAGACATGACgaataagcagaagaaaacccCTCTTGATAAAAGTACGACGGGGGTGTCTGAAATACTCCTTAAAACTCAAATGAAGCTGAGTCTCAAGTGCCTGGCTGCCCGAGCAGTACGGATCTATAACATCAGCTACCAAAACCAGATCCCCAGAACTCTGGAAGAATTTGTGAAGTTTCACTAG
- the CLN6 gene encoding ceroid-lipofuscinosis neuronal protein 6 isoform X1, with product MQLELQLFVESLVQAELCIMYGSRCPADGQRCQRSPGEGSGRHGAVKKEDTFKTSPFHLDLWFYFTLQNWVLDFGRPIAMIILPLEWFPLNKPSAGDYFHMAYNVITPFLLLKLIERSPKTLPRSMVYVSIIMFVMGASIHLVGDSVNHRLIFSGYQHHLSVRENPIIKNLKPETLIDSFELLYYYDEYLGHSMWYIPFFLILFIYFTGCFTPVEEESRMPVAALLLMGPSSLYYWYLVTEGQIFILYIFTFFAMMALVMHQKRKGLVLDSNGLFLFYSFIITLVLIALWVGWLWNDKILRKKYPGVIYIPEPWAFYTLHMNNLHAAKESL from the exons ATGCAACTGGAGCTGCAGCTCTTTGTGGAAAGTTTGGTGCAGGCCGAGCTGTGCATTATGTATGGGAGCCGCTGCCCGGCTGATGGCCAGCGTTGCCAGAGGAGCCCTGGAGAGGGGAGCGGGAG GCATGGCGCAGTCAAGAAAGAGGACACCTTCAAGACCTCCCCGTTTCATTTGGATCTGTGGTTCTACTTCACTCTGCAGAACTGGGTCCTGGACTTTGGGCGTCCCATCGCGATG aTAATCCTACCTTTGGAGTGGTTTCCTCTAAACAAACCGAGTGCCGGAGATTATTTCCACATGGCTTACAACGTTATCACACCATTTCTTCTGCTAAAG CTCATCGAGAGATCCCCCAAGACCTTACCGAGATCCATGGTGTACGTCAGCATCATCATGTTTGTCATGGGAGCCAGCATCCACCTGGTTGGAGACTCTGTAAACCATCGCCTGATTTTCAGTGGCTACCAGCACCATCTGTCTGTAAGAGAGAATCCCATCATCAAGAACCTGAAGCCAGAGACACTG ATTGATTCCTTTGAGCTGCTGTACTACTACGATGAATATTTAGGTCATTCGATGTG GTACATCCCTTTTTTCCTGATACTGTTCATATATTTCACCGGCTGCTTCACCCCTGTGGAAGAGGAGAGCAGGATGCCAGTGGCTGCCTTGCTTCTGATGGGGCCCAGCAGCCTTTACTACTG GTATCTCGTGACAGAAGGTCAGATTTTCATCCTCtacattttcactttctttgcCATGATGGCTTTAGTGATGCACCAGAAACGCAAAGGACTCGTCCTGGACAGCAATGGGCTTTTTCTCTTCTACTCCTTCATCATAACACTGGTCCTCATTGCTCTGTGGGTGGGCTGGCTGTGGAACGACAAAATTCTCAGGAAGAAGTACCCTGGCGTGATCTATATCCCCGAGCCCTGGGCATTTTACACCCTGCACATGAACAACCTCCACGCGGCAAAGGAAAGTTTATAA
- the CLN6 gene encoding ceroid-lipofuscinosis neuronal protein 6 isoform X3 translates to MGQAVFSVSFSARLFPALNLIFLPRHGAVKKEDTFKTSPFHLDLWFYFTLQNWVLDFGRPIAMIILPLEWFPLNKPSAGDYFHMAYNVITPFLLLKLIERSPKTLPRSMVYVSIIMFVMGASIHLVGDSVNHRLIFSGYQHHLSVRENPIIKNLKPETLIDSFELLYYYDEYLGHSMWYIPFFLILFIYFTGCFTPVEEESRMPVAALLLMGPSSLYYWYLVTEGQIFILYIFTFFAMMALVMHQKRKGLVLDSNGLFLFYSFIITLVLIALWVGWLWNDKILRKKYPGVIYIPEPWAFYTLHMNNLHAAKESL, encoded by the exons ATGGGACAGGCTGTGTTTTCCGTTTCATTCTCTGCCAGACTGTTCCCAGCTCTGAATCTCATTTTCTTGCCCAG GCATGGCGCAGTCAAGAAAGAGGACACCTTCAAGACCTCCCCGTTTCATTTGGATCTGTGGTTCTACTTCACTCTGCAGAACTGGGTCCTGGACTTTGGGCGTCCCATCGCGATG aTAATCCTACCTTTGGAGTGGTTTCCTCTAAACAAACCGAGTGCCGGAGATTATTTCCACATGGCTTACAACGTTATCACACCATTTCTTCTGCTAAAG CTCATCGAGAGATCCCCCAAGACCTTACCGAGATCCATGGTGTACGTCAGCATCATCATGTTTGTCATGGGAGCCAGCATCCACCTGGTTGGAGACTCTGTAAACCATCGCCTGATTTTCAGTGGCTACCAGCACCATCTGTCTGTAAGAGAGAATCCCATCATCAAGAACCTGAAGCCAGAGACACTG ATTGATTCCTTTGAGCTGCTGTACTACTACGATGAATATTTAGGTCATTCGATGTG GTACATCCCTTTTTTCCTGATACTGTTCATATATTTCACCGGCTGCTTCACCCCTGTGGAAGAGGAGAGCAGGATGCCAGTGGCTGCCTTGCTTCTGATGGGGCCCAGCAGCCTTTACTACTG GTATCTCGTGACAGAAGGTCAGATTTTCATCCTCtacattttcactttctttgcCATGATGGCTTTAGTGATGCACCAGAAACGCAAAGGACTCGTCCTGGACAGCAATGGGCTTTTTCTCTTCTACTCCTTCATCATAACACTGGTCCTCATTGCTCTGTGGGTGGGCTGGCTGTGGAACGACAAAATTCTCAGGAAGAAGTACCCTGGCGTGATCTATATCCCCGAGCCCTGGGCATTTTACACCCTGCACATGAACAACCTCCACGCGGCAAAGGAAAGTTTATAA
- the CLN6 gene encoding ceroid-lipofuscinosis neuronal protein 6 isoform X2 has translation MQGAARRRPFPAAAPGSPQPAGTLYPGRHGAVKKEDTFKTSPFHLDLWFYFTLQNWVLDFGRPIAMIILPLEWFPLNKPSAGDYFHMAYNVITPFLLLKLIERSPKTLPRSMVYVSIIMFVMGASIHLVGDSVNHRLIFSGYQHHLSVRENPIIKNLKPETLIDSFELLYYYDEYLGHSMWYIPFFLILFIYFTGCFTPVEEESRMPVAALLLMGPSSLYYWYLVTEGQIFILYIFTFFAMMALVMHQKRKGLVLDSNGLFLFYSFIITLVLIALWVGWLWNDKILRKKYPGVIYIPEPWAFYTLHMNNLHAAKESL, from the exons aTGCAGggcgctgcgcggcggcggccgttcccggcggcggccccgggtTCCCCCCAGCCCGCCGGGACGCTCTACCCGGGCAG GCATGGCGCAGTCAAGAAAGAGGACACCTTCAAGACCTCCCCGTTTCATTTGGATCTGTGGTTCTACTTCACTCTGCAGAACTGGGTCCTGGACTTTGGGCGTCCCATCGCGATG aTAATCCTACCTTTGGAGTGGTTTCCTCTAAACAAACCGAGTGCCGGAGATTATTTCCACATGGCTTACAACGTTATCACACCATTTCTTCTGCTAAAG CTCATCGAGAGATCCCCCAAGACCTTACCGAGATCCATGGTGTACGTCAGCATCATCATGTTTGTCATGGGAGCCAGCATCCACCTGGTTGGAGACTCTGTAAACCATCGCCTGATTTTCAGTGGCTACCAGCACCATCTGTCTGTAAGAGAGAATCCCATCATCAAGAACCTGAAGCCAGAGACACTG ATTGATTCCTTTGAGCTGCTGTACTACTACGATGAATATTTAGGTCATTCGATGTG GTACATCCCTTTTTTCCTGATACTGTTCATATATTTCACCGGCTGCTTCACCCCTGTGGAAGAGGAGAGCAGGATGCCAGTGGCTGCCTTGCTTCTGATGGGGCCCAGCAGCCTTTACTACTG GTATCTCGTGACAGAAGGTCAGATTTTCATCCTCtacattttcactttctttgcCATGATGGCTTTAGTGATGCACCAGAAACGCAAAGGACTCGTCCTGGACAGCAATGGGCTTTTTCTCTTCTACTCCTTCATCATAACACTGGTCCTCATTGCTCTGTGGGTGGGCTGGCTGTGGAACGACAAAATTCTCAGGAAGAAGTACCCTGGCGTGATCTATATCCCCGAGCCCTGGGCATTTTACACCCTGCACATGAACAACCTCCACGCGGCAAAGGAAAGTTTATAA